The genome window AGACATTTCAATCCCTCTTTCATGACGAGTCTTTCTGCAGGGCCCCCGCCAATGGTTCCAAAAATTGTTCCGTCAGGGAGGAGGATCATTCGCCCAGAATTTCTGGGAGCCGAACCATCAGAGCCTGTAATGGTAATGAGGGCAAAGGCTTTATTCTGTTTTTCAAGCTCAGCAGCTTTGTTAAATAGGGACATGGCGGCTCCTTGTTCCGGTAGTTTCGGATAATCGGTTCAAATCAAAGACAATGCCAGGAATTGGTGAGAGGGACAATCTCTTTTGAAATCCTCGAGCATCTTTTCTATTTCAAATGGTGAATCCAGACAATCCAGTTTATTAAAAATGACCGTCTTAGTGGAATCCACAGGAGAATTCTTGAAAAGGCCTTCGGGATGTCTGATCAGTTCCATCAGTATTTCAGGATCTATCATTTGTTGACCGGTCCTGCAAAATCTTTCTCTGAACAGTTCGGGACGATGCACCCAGGGGGGCTCAATTTTCTTTCCCAGGGCATCCAAACCGATGCATCCGATCACCCTGTTGATTCTCTCGGGAATGACTGGTTCTCCCTCATTGGGCGCTTTGACGGGTCTTCCTGCGGCACCATCTGCTTCTATGACTAGAATAGGCCAGGCTTCTGTACTTTTCCAGTTGTTTATCCTGTTGTTCGACAAGCCGATAACCTTGGGTTTCGTTCCTTTCATTCTCCCTGATGCAATAAAACAGCTTTCAATCTTCTGCAGGGGTAGAGGGCAGTCCTCCTCCTGCCAGTTTAACAGGAGACGGTGAAAAGGATGTGTCCCCGAAGAAGGGTCATACATCTTTGTGCTTGTCGTATAAAGTCCTCTAGAGTAAATGTTTTCTTTAGCCAAGGTGTAGAGAATGCTGGTTTTCCCTCCCCCTCCGACCAGGGCCAAACGATCTCCCATTTGCAGATTCATGGCTTTTGACAAACTTTGGTTTTTCATCACGGTTTCAATCCCTTTTCCCATGCTGTTAAAAGGTTCTCAAATGTCTGGGTCAGTGGAAAAGACCAGAGGAATTGGGAATCCTCTTCATTCTGTGAGAGGAGGGTGTAATATCTTTTTTCAAAATCCAGTTCTTTTGCCAGAGATGCTTTTTCCTCTTCAATATTCAGTACCCGGATTCCCGAAGACCCAGGGCAACCCGGGTGAGGCAGGGTATAGGTAAATTCATCTTCACCGGTTTTCAGGTCAAGCTTCCGGCTGAAGGGAGCCAACTGGCAGATCAGAGGCTTGTGTTCTTTGTGGAGTGAACACAGCCCTCTTAAGCCAAGATCCTCCTGAAGGTCGTTTATCAGATGAGGGCAGAAGGGGAAGGGCTTGGTTTTGAACCGGATTCTGGGAAGATTTAGGGTATTCTGACCCTGGTCTAAAATGACAAAATGTCTTTTGAAAAGTTCATCACTGTGATTCATTTTTAAAAACGACGCCATCTTGAAGAGATCGTAACTATTCAAAAAGACTTTCATTGAACCACAGCAGCACTCTCCGCAAAGGGTACAGTCAAAGTGGATTTTCGGCGTTACTGCGTCCATTTGCATAGTCTATAAAATCTTGATTTTTGGATGACTTTCATCATGATCATACTATCACTATACTAAAATAGAATTAAATCAAAAAGTCTTTCTTCAAGGAGTCTGGTATGGAAAGTAATTGGCGATGTCCCAAATGTGGCAATAACAGTTATGAAACGGATCAATTTGCGGCAACCGGCGGGGCTTTCTCTAAAATTTTTGATGTCCAAAATAAGAAATTTACGACTGTCTCCTGCAGCCGCTGCCGCTTTACAGAATTGTATAAGGCTGAATCCAGTGCCCTGGGCAATCTCTTTGACTTTTTTAC of Oceanispirochaeta crateris contains these proteins:
- the yqeC gene encoding selenium cofactor biosynthesis protein YqeC — protein: MKNQSLSKAMNLQMGDRLALVGGGGKTSILYTLAKENIYSRGLYTTSTKMYDPSSGTHPFHRLLLNWQEEDCPLPLQKIESCFIASGRMKGTKPKVIGLSNNRINNWKSTEAWPILVIEADGAAGRPVKAPNEGEPVIPERINRVIGCIGLDALGKKIEPPWVHRPELFRERFCRTGQQMIDPEILMELIRHPEGLFKNSPVDSTKTVIFNKLDCLDSPFEIEKMLEDFKRDCPSHQFLALSLI
- a CDS encoding YkgJ family cysteine cluster protein, which gives rise to MDAVTPKIHFDCTLCGECCCGSMKVFLNSYDLFKMASFLKMNHSDELFKRHFVILDQGQNTLNLPRIRFKTKPFPFCPHLINDLQEDLGLRGLCSLHKEHKPLICQLAPFSRKLDLKTGEDEFTYTLPHPGCPGSSGIRVLNIEEEKASLAKELDFEKRYYTLLSQNEEDSQFLWSFPLTQTFENLLTAWEKGLKP
- a CDS encoding zinc ribbon domain-containing protein, translated to MESNWRCPKCGNNSYETDQFAATGGAFSKIFDVQNKKFTTVSCSRCRFTELYKAESSALGNLFDFFTN